One Micromonospora sp. FIMYZ51 genomic window carries:
- a CDS encoding transcriptional regulator, with protein MASQLPASDRDRLIHPLSVVRAARGWTYQDVVGVIAKRSRNMAARREKAWRWEHWGVVPDIESQLALAAELDVSQDRVREAPWPQWLPDGDAIPTSFGWTQPGGLQALVNALEYAHVDRRAFMKITGVPLAGIAEAWLTIEPRELVAVLRGGQVTADLIERMEEGLPRLRFLEATRGGDRARILIHAELGMVVDVLDRSAYTAAVGQRLYALAAELGRMAGWASFDAGLHAAAQRYWLAALHAAHAADDRLLGANILKSMSLQCYDFGRPLEALNLAQSAHEGAKGATPRAAAMLALREARAHAAIGDGAACERLLQQADVEFGRVASTDTEPAFLGYFDESEFNAQVGTCYLDLGRPREADAYLSRTLRLVPATKVRDRATYLIRRASAQAQLGDADQATSLVAEAIPLIREAPSERNMRRVVRARQRLPFAKTDPRARELDDQLATLGA; from the coding sequence ATGGCGTCGCAGTTACCGGCATCCGATCGGGACCGGCTCATCCACCCGCTCAGCGTTGTGCGCGCTGCGAGAGGTTGGACGTACCAGGATGTGGTTGGCGTGATCGCGAAGCGCAGCCGGAACATGGCCGCTCGACGGGAGAAGGCATGGCGGTGGGAGCACTGGGGTGTGGTCCCCGACATCGAAAGCCAGCTCGCCCTCGCCGCCGAACTCGACGTTTCGCAAGATCGGGTACGCGAGGCACCATGGCCGCAGTGGCTCCCCGACGGTGACGCGATTCCGACCTCGTTTGGATGGACTCAGCCGGGTGGACTACAGGCACTCGTCAACGCATTGGAGTACGCGCACGTGGACCGCCGTGCCTTCATGAAGATCACAGGCGTGCCGCTGGCCGGCATCGCCGAAGCGTGGCTGACCATCGAACCCCGAGAGCTCGTCGCCGTCCTGCGAGGCGGTCAGGTCACCGCCGACCTGATCGAACGGATGGAGGAGGGCCTTCCGCGACTGCGGTTCCTGGAAGCAACCCGAGGCGGTGACCGAGCCCGAATCCTCATCCACGCCGAACTCGGCATGGTGGTGGATGTCCTCGACCGATCCGCCTACACGGCCGCAGTGGGTCAGCGACTGTACGCCTTGGCGGCAGAACTTGGCCGGATGGCGGGCTGGGCGTCGTTCGATGCTGGCCTGCATGCGGCGGCGCAGCGTTACTGGCTTGCCGCGCTACACGCCGCACATGCCGCCGATGACCGCCTGCTGGGAGCGAACATCCTTAAATCGATGAGCCTGCAGTGCTACGACTTCGGCCGCCCCCTAGAGGCGTTGAACCTGGCGCAGAGCGCCCACGAGGGTGCCAAAGGGGCCACCCCGCGCGCCGCCGCGATGCTGGCGCTACGGGAGGCCAGGGCTCACGCAGCGATCGGGGACGGCGCAGCCTGCGAACGCCTCCTTCAGCAGGCCGACGTCGAGTTCGGTCGCGTAGCGTCGACCGACACGGAACCCGCGTTTCTCGGGTACTTCGATGAGTCCGAGTTCAATGCCCAGGTCGGGACCTGCTACCTGGATCTGGGCCGACCGAGAGAAGCCGATGCGTACCTCAGTCGTACGCTGCGGCTGGTCCCAGCCACCAAGGTGCGGGATCGTGCCACGTACCTGATCCGTCGCGCGTCCGCGCAGGCGCAGCTCGGGGACGCCGACCAAGCCACGTCGCTCGTCGCGGAGGCGATACCGCTGATCCGTGAGGCACCATCGGAACGGAATATGCGCCGCGTTGTTCGAGCACGGCAACGGCTCCCGTTTGCCAAGACCGACCCGCGCGCTCGCGAACTCGACGACCAGCTCGCTACCCTGGGGGCCTGA